A portion of the Macrobrachium nipponense isolate FS-2020 chromosome 12, ASM1510439v2, whole genome shotgun sequence genome contains these proteins:
- the LOC135224850 gene encoding uncharacterized protein LOC135224850 codes for MADLPADRLEPSPPFSNVGIDLFGPYYIKEGRKELKRYGVIFTCLVSRSIHIETANTLQSDSFINALRRFVSRRGHPKVIRCDNGTNFHGAERELKAALDEMEEKKIEKYLSHHHIEWKYNPPAASHMGGCWERQIRTIRKVLSALVKEFGERLNDESLRTLLCEVESIVNSRPLRWRCVQYLTNLFWSRFRKEYLSTLQTRQKWNEPRRNLMVGGDVVLVKSDIEPRNQWPMGRVIEVYPDDKGTIRSAKIKTPSSVIVRPIQKLVLLVEG; via the coding sequence ATGGCTGATCTTCCAGCAGACAGATTAGAACCTTCACCACCATTCAGTAATGTTGGTATTGACCTCTTTGGACCCTATTAcatcaaggaaggaagaaaggagttaAAGAGGTATGGTGTGATATTTACCTGCTTGGTTAGTAGGTCAATTCATATTGAAACTGCAAACACTTTACAATCTGACTCTTTCATAAATGCTTTGCGAAGATTTGTTTCTCGAAGAGGTCATCCCAAGGTTATCAGATGTGATAATGGAACCAACTTCCATGGGGCTGAGAGAGAACTTAAGGCAGCTCTTGatgagatggaggaaaagaagaTTGAGAAGTATTTGTCGCATCATCATATTGAATGGAAATACAATCCACCTGCAGCAAGCCACATGGGTGGTTGTTGGGAGCGCCAAATCAGAACAATTAGAAAGGTGTTGTCTGCACTGGTGAAGGAATTTGGTGAAAGGCTAAATGATGAAAGTTTACGGACTCTGCTTTGTGAGGTTGAGAGCATCGTCAATTCAAGACCATTAAGGTGGAGATGCGTTCAATATCTGACCAACCTGTTTTGGTCAAGATTTAGAAAGGAGTATTTGAGCACTTTACAGACTAGACAAAAGTGGAATGAACCGAGAAGAAATCTAATGGTTGGCGGCGATGTGGTCTTGGTAAAGAGTGACATTGAGCCAAGGAATCAGTGGCCAATGGGGCGAGTGATAGAAGTATACCCTGATGACAAAGGAACAATTCGCAGTGCCAAGATTAAGACACCTTCTTCGGTTATTGTCCGCCCTATTCAGAAGCTAGTGTTATTAGTTGAAGGCTAG